A segment of the Orcinus orca chromosome 4, mOrcOrc1.1, whole genome shotgun sequence genome:
agcccacgcacagcaacaaagatacaacacggccaaaaataaaaaagttaaaattttttaaaaaagtaactggAATAACTAAATGATAACCCACCAAGTTAAAGATGGGAGACAGGAACCCTCTGATGAAGTCTCCACTGGCATGCCAACCCACACTGCTCAGGAGTCCTCGCCAACACTGGTGTTCATCATTTGCATATAAGCTTTGTTTATTCACCAACGGAAGAGAGCGGGTGATTTGCAAGTACCTTCTAAGTTGAGTAAACAGTTATGTGTTCTTCCCTCCAAATTCAATATGTGCGATTGGGTGCTCCTCTGGTAGGGTCCACTTCTTACAGAAATCTATTTTGTGGACGGTGGGCACCCTAGACTGGGGAGCCATAACTTCCTTGGGATGGAGTGGCCCACATCACAGAGTACCTGTTCCCCAAGCCCAGCTCCTGGATGGTTCCTGTATGGTTTTATGGGTGTGGAAGGGGTGCAGAAGGAATTGCCAAAGATAAACTATAACCACCCGGAGAGCCCTGTCACACCCGTGTCAGGTTACAATGTTTGCTAGAATATTCCGGGAGAGCAAAGCCTCACCACCTGGGTAGTTAGCCACGCTGTTTGTCTGCAGGCATCACAAAATGCTGCCCAGATCCAACATAGCAACAGGTTTTAGTCCcgatgaagtaaaaataaacaagaaaggtAATAAACTTTCGCCTTGAATGTTTGGTGATTCATTGCTTAGCCTTGATATTTTCTCTGCTAAATTATAATTGTTTCTACAGGTATGTgatcagtttattcttttttcagtgtgaaagggaaaaaactgggGCACTCCCCATCTGCAAGTAGCAGGGTCCTTTCCCCTCTggccctccctctttccttccctctccctctctctctaagATTGGGGACAGGTCAGTAGCAAGGGGCTGGACTAAGAGTTAAAGAAACTGGGGGTCGACTTTAGCTTCAAGGTTGCTGAGTTGCCTTAGGCAAATCCTTTAACCCTATTGGGTttgtttcttcagctgtaaaaagaaagcTTAGGAGGAGATGGTTTCTAAATCCCCTTCTAGCTCTGAAATGTGATTTTGTGATTGCTTTGGAATACCTTGGGACATTCAAAGAATCTTTGACTCCCACAGAGGGAACAGAGTTCCAGGAGGGACATGGCCTGTATATTATTTAAACAATGGAATTTCAATAAGGCTTCTCCCATTAAGGCATTTGGTGCAGGCAagcattttataataaacttcccatgagctcatttaaagcgccattaaaaaacaaacatattttgggacttccctcatggcccagtggttgagaatccacctgccaatgcaggggacatgggttcgagccctggtccaggaagatcccacatgccacggagcaactaagcccatgcaccacaactactgagcctgtgttctagagcccacgagtcacaactactgagcctgtgtgccacaactactgaagcctgcgagccacaattactgagcctgcgtgccacaactactgagcctgcgagccacaactactgaagcctgcgtgcctagagcccgtgctccgcaaggaaccaccgcaatgagaagcccccgcaccgcaaGGAAGGGTAGCcctccactcaccgcaactagagaaagcctgcgtgaagcaaggaagacccaacacagccataaataaatacataaatacaaaaataaataaatacataaataaatttattaaaaaacaaacattttttagaGTGAGCTCCTTCTAATTACCCACTATTAGAGCTTCATGTTTCCTTCCAATCTTGAGTTCTGGGCATCTGCAGATGCCCAGGAAATTGTAGCTCTCAAGAAAGATAACTGGTTTGATAAACACTGTAGATACAATGACTAAAGCATATAAACCAAATGGATTTGTCCTAATCTCCCTTCCTGAGTTCTTCCCACTCTCCTGCATTACAGCCTCTATCATTTAAAACAGTAATGTAAAAGGTAACATTTACCCAGTGCCTAATtgccaaacactgttctaagGGCTAACACTAAGCATAGCACTCACAATATTCCAAGTCTTACATTTGTTAATTTAGCAAGTTCTCCCTGCAGTCCTATAAGGTAGGtacttttattatctttatttaacaacgaggaaactaaagcacagacagcttaagtaacttgtccaaggtcacacagctaaaaagtggcaaaagcaaaatttgaaggTGGTAGGGCTCCAGAGCTCAGACTCGCAACCATTTTACCATAGGGCATTATACTCGGCATGCATGAATTCAGGAAGCAATGTTTTAtaacagaagtttttaaaatgtcatttcatcTAGTATTTTATCATCCAAGCAAAGgctaatctagagatgatttggAATGACAAAATGATTTCCCTCTAATAATCTTTCCATTTagtaatctttttatttatttagttatttatttttttgcggtatgcgggcctctcactgttgtggcctctcccgttgcggagcacaggctccggacgcgcaggcccagcagccatggctcacgggcccagccgctccgcggcatctgggatcttcccagaccggggcacaaacccgtgtcccctgcattggcaggcggactctcaaccactgcgacaccagggaagcccctagtaatCTTTTATGCTGATAATAATCAGCATAAAAGCAACAGCTCCAAGATTTTATGGACCAGCCAGAGATGTTTCAGtactttctttttatctctgcTCCCATAGTGAATTTCTGAAAAAACTGCCAGAAGGAGTCTATTTTAAACCAAGTTAGGGAGCCTCAGCCTTAGCCTCTCAGGCTCCGCCCGGGACCTGCAGCCCGAAGCTGCGGAGCTGCGGCCCCAGGCGCTGCGGTCTCAGGTTTCTTTACCtccagaaagaaaacaactgacaCCTTGCATCCTGGAAGTTCATTTAAGAGACTGAAATTAGAGACTTCTTTCAAATTTGGACATGGCTAATCGAGGAGCAACAAGACCTAACAGGCCAAATACTGGAAATAAAACATGCCAGTTCAAACTAGTACTTCTGGGAGAGTCTGCTTTTGTCAAATCCAGCCTAGTGCTTTGTTTTGTGAAGGGCCACTTTCATGAATTTCAAGAGAGTACCATGGGGGCTGCTTTTCTAGCCCAAACTGTGTGTCTTGATGACACAACAGTAAAGTTTGAAATGTGGGATACAGCTGGTGAAGAACAATACCCTAGCCTAGCACCCATGTACTACGGACGAGCGCAAGCAGCCATAGTTGTATATGATGACACCAACGAGGAGTCCTTTGTCAGAGCCAAAAACTGGGTTACAGAACTTCAGAGGCAAGCCAGTCCTAACATTGTAATAGCTTTATCAGGAAACAAGGCTGACCTCGCCAATAAAACAGCTGTCAATTTCCAGGAAGCACAGTCCTATGCAGATGACAACAGTTTATTATTTCTGGAGAAATCAGCTAAAACATCAATGACTGTAAATGAAATATTCATGGCAATAGCTAAAAAGTTGCCAAAGAATGAACCACAGAATCCAGGAGCACATTCTGCCAGAGGAAGAGGAGTAGACCTTACTGAACCCACGCAGCCAACCAGGAGTCAGTGCCGTAGTAACTAAACCTCCAGTTTAAACTAACTGGAATGTTCTTCTGCTTCCTAATTGTTAATAACAGTGGAATTGGAGCATTTAACCAGCCCAGTATGACTTCCAAAAAGAAGAGACTTACAATAGGCAAGTTTCTAATACAGaattattttaagtgttttgaacttaatttttaataacataCATGTGACCCTCTGACTAATGTTTTAGCAGTGGAAGGGGGAAATGAGAGCTGGGTGTACCCTTGTTTCCTTGGAAGGTTAGCGGGACTCATTTCTCTTCACCAGTGATATAAACAAATGATTCTGAACCCACAGTTAACCagccagttctgtgaaaaagattTGGAACTTACTCATTTGGACTTTTccaaaaaaattctttctttggaaGGAGGTTCTAAAGATATTTATGCTTAGCTACCATATTCAGGCAACCTGTAATTTCTCTTAGTATCcttatttaaagtatacattccACATTTTAACAAATTAGCCACAAGGAAACAGTCCCACAtcctcaaggggaaaaaaatgaacattagTGGCATGTAAATTATAGCTAgtcctgttattttttaaatggggtaaaaaaaaaatcaaatgtaacCCCGTCTTATTTTAGGAGCATGAAAACTAATAAAATGCATCTTAAAGGATAGTGTTCCCTTCAAACATGTAAGTTCTTCAACAAAAGTGAAACAAACCAGGTGTCTGTGATTTCTGTTTAATCACTGCTGGCCATTACATAGCTTTTGTTGTTTGGGAGTAGGGAGGGGGCTTTTGTGCCCTTTGGACATAAACATAGTCAACGCACTAACAATTATGTACATTCAaacttgattattttaaattcgATCTTCAGCTGTACTGTAAATAGGGTACTGCATTGCAGTCTCCATATATGTTTATTACTTTTCTATAATATTTAAGAGTTGCTTAAAAGTATACCAAATGTACAGTTACTAAAACAgctacttttttccttctctcctcctttgaAAGGAAGGGACTTCAATTGTTCCTACCTGGCTAGAACCATAATAAACAATGTACCAGTAATTTGTAACATAAGTATTGGATATGTTAGTAACAATCTTGCAGCCTTGTTTTccaaagttcattttattttgatcAGGTCAGTATATTTGCACTAATTGTTTTAGGTATTTTCATTATATGAAATCTACCATGTGTCAGAGATGATTTAATCTATTTAAGTGTTGAACTGCTAGCAGAACTTGTACATTCACAGAAATTCAAAATTAGTAAGGAAAACATTTCACCAGGGTTTAGTTTTATATTGAGGTACTCAGGTTGGGATACAGtggtataaaaaacaaaaaaaattttttaattagaagaaaTAAACCAAGTTAGGGTTCACAGGTCAGGTCCTTCCATTTAAGGCAGTTGAAGCTACAGCCTTGGAGGCTGCCGTTAATTTCCCCAGGTGACGTACATTAGGTCTACCCAGAAGTAATAATCATAACGGGCATCCCTTATGTTCACACATGTAGCCCATGGATCCTCTGACAAGCTTATTTTAGagaagaggagactgaggctcagagtactTGACATTTCTCCTGGGACAGCACACAATGAGAGCCAGAGCTGAGGTATTCGGACTTGCAGCGCTGGGCAATTTCCATCCCACCCTTTAAACATATAGGAATCAAAACAACTGCCAAACTCGTTCTTGGATGAACCATTTCAAAGTTCTTTGTTTTAAGAATCTTCGATATGGATTTGTTGAATGGCCTCTAACCATCTCAAAGCCCAGTGAAATGGTCCCTTCCTCGAAAACATTTGCTTGGATTTAGGGCTGGGTAGGTGGGTGCCAGCCTAATGTTTTTGATCCAAATGATGGATTTGGTGACTAAGATGAGAGATCATTTAAATAGCAATACATTTAAAGCTGAGTATTTCAATCAAGTGAAAGGGAAAACAAAGCGTTTTCAATCtttgtatttatcatttattgTGATGGAATTTGTGATGAGTCAAAGAAAGGTTATGGAACAGCAGCCTGCATTTGTTCACCAGACTTAGCATGGGAAGGTCAAGCCATTCCTGGTTAAAGTTAAAAATTAGTTACCTTTCCCCATGATACGATTGAATAAGCACATTAACAGTTTATAAAAAGAGGTTGTGAAACCTCctaaggggaaaaagaaatattatgtaACCAGTTTAGGGGAGAGACTTGCCTGATTCCACCTCGCAGTAGGGGGTTGAACTGCCTGACTGGGAGGTTCATTCCTATTtcaaaagtattattatttctccGGAAGTGTTTATCTTTTATTGCTAATAACACTTTACTCTCCACTTTCTTTGCTCTGTCCTCTCAATCTACGTCACCACCCACACCCTGAACCAATATAAACATCTACCCAACATCGGAGCACTAATCTTTATTAAGGAAAAGCAGCACCGTCTTTTCTGCCTACCAACAGGGTTATAATCCTTGAACTGTCATTGGGCCAAGCTTTATTGGACTTGTGGTTAGGGTGCTTGAATATCTATTTAAATCCAAACTAACAAAATACATGTGGACATCAATTAAAACAATGACACCCAAAGGTATATTGAAGAGCCACAAGAAGTGTTTAGGATTGTAACAGCCCTGCTACCTTAATAAGGAGAGTCTGTTAAGCATTTATACATGGTTAGTAGTAAtgtcattcatatatttttttctaaaaaatgttcATCTACTATAACCAGACAGTAAGGGAACTGATATATATATCaactttaaattgtttaaaaatatcctgccttgagggcttccctggtggcgcagtggtttagagtccgcctgccgatgcaggggacacgggttcgtgccccagtccgggaggatcccacatgccgcggagaggctgggcccgtgagccatggccgctgagcctgcgcatccggagcctgtgctccgcaacgggagaggccacaacagtgagaggcccccgtaccgaaaaaatatatatacatatcctgCCTTTTGTGATACTTGTCATCATTAAATATGTATTAGGTTGCTGGGTAAAAATGCTCTAATGCTAGATTTGTGGTAGGAGACAGAATGTGAAGTTCTACCTACAGTGGGAAttcaattaaacattttaaacaaaattatggccttcaaatacatgaaaagatgctcaacatcactaatcactagagaaatgcaaatcaaaaccacaatgaggtatcacctcacgctggtcagaatggccatcatcaaaagatctacaaacaataaatgctggagagggtgtggagaaaagggaaccctcttgcactgttggtgggaatataaattaatatagccactatggagaacagtatggaggttccttaaaaaactaaaaatagaactaccatatgacccagcaatcccactactgggcatatacccagagaaaactataattcaaaaagagtcatgtaccacaatgttcattacagctctatttacaatagccaggagatggaagcaacctaagtgtccatcgacagatgaatggataaagaagatgtggcacatatgtacaatggaatattactcagccataaaaagaaacgaaactgagttatttgtagtgaggtggatggacctagagtctgtcatgcagagtaaagtaagttagaaagagaaaacaaataccgtatgctaacacatatatatggattctaaaacaaaaatggttctcatgaacctagaggcaggacaggaataaagacacagacgtagagaatggacttgaggacatgggaagggggaaaggtaagctgggacaaagtgagagcgtagcactgacatatatacactaacaaatgtaaaatagatagctagtgggaagcagctgcatagcacagggagatcagctcagtgctttgtgaccacctagaggggtgggatagggagggtgggagggagatgcaagagggagaggatatttgttatacagcagaaactaatacaacataaaGCAGTTATagtccaaaaaagatgttaaaataaaaaaaaacaatttttaaatgtgaacaaTCTCTCCTCTATATTCTTCCAGAGGCAATATAGATGGACTTTAGTCCCAGTTCCACGTATTAACAAGGAGATTTTGGCTAAGTTAGTTAACACTTCTGTATCTtagttcatttataaaatgaacataacaaaagAAGTTGATTCAGAGAGTTGATGAAGATCAAGTGggatgtttttgtcttttgtatcTCAGTGAACATTCAATATggtttagctattttatattccattacTAATAGTTAATGCTATTGATGGCTGAACTTGTACCAGGAAGCTTTGTTACAAGTACTTTACTCATCTTACCTTAATGATATAACAATCTTATGAAGTAGGTAGTTTTATCCtggttttatagataaggaaaatgtggcaCAAAGATTTTGAGCAATGTTTCCAATGTCACAAAATCACTAAGTAAGagggctaggatttgaacccagaaagTCTGGCTCTAAATCTCTTCTACATAAGTAGTGTGACTAGACAATAGTAATTCTCAAGTCATTGTACTTAACTCATGGCAGGTCAATGATACTGAAAATTGTCAGCAAAAATTTGAAGCCATGGGCAATGGGTGTTTCTAACCAAAATACATCCATTAGAGCctaaagggttttttgtttttgtttctctcacCTACAGAAAATGTCAttggaaaaataactaaaataactgaaaatgagGTGTTGCCTTATCTACCCATCACtcctgaaagaaaagtaaaagaattcCAAATTTTGGGTTTTGAAGAGGCAAGTAAATACATGAACATCAatacatgaacttatttacaaaacaaacagactcacagacttagagagtgAACTTATAATTACCAGGGTGGGAAGGGTCGGTGGGGAGaaatagattgggagtttgggactgacatgtacacactgctatatttaaaatggataaccaacaaggacctactgtatagcacaggaaactctgctcagtTACAcatgaatcacattgctgtacacccaaaactaacacaacattgttaatcaactatactccaatataaaataaaaagttaaaaaaaatcaatacaaataGCCAAACGACGTATGAAGAAAATGTTCATCTTGATAGTAATGTGGTAATAGTAACACGCAGTGTGTGTGATCATGGGGAGGAGCAGCAGAGGTTCAGGGTCAAATGACCTTCCACAGGGCAGTTTGACAGAGTATCAAAAACCTTCAACaaggtgacttccctggtggtgcagtggttaagaatctgcctgccaatgcagggaacacgggttcgatccctggtccaggaagatcccacctgctgcagagcaactaagcccatgcaccacaactactgagcccgcatgccacaactactgaagcccacgctcctatagcccatgctctgcagaaagagaagccactgcaatgagaagcacacacactgcaacgaagattagccccggctctccacaactagagaaagcccgcacagtaACAAacacccaacatagccaaaaagaaataaataaaataaattttaaaaaattttaaaaaaccttcaaCAAGCATGCCCTCTACCTGGCCATTCCACTTTTAGGAATTAATTCTATACAAAAGAATgcataaatgtgtttatttaaacattatttataataaaaacttggGAGCAACCTCATGAGAAATTTATTATGCATATGGCAATTTTTTTCTAAGGAAATGGACATGGATGTGAGCAAAGATTTACCAAAACAGATTTTCATGCtagtaaatagtaaataataggaaaaagaaagaaaaagaaaagaaagaaggaaagaaaatgacttcatttgttaaaaaggagaaattaaagaaattacaATGCACCTGCataatttggaaattatattGTAGACGTCCAtaaatatgcacatgaaaaagACTCAAAGAACATACACTAAGAGGTTAGCAGTCATAACATCAGAGTTGTAGTACTAAAAGTAAattttgctatattttctttgtgttttccagattttcttcattaatcatgtattacttttgtactaggggaaaataagcatattataataaataaaaatatttattttaatgtggaAAAAATTTCAGGTCTATATTAATCAAGATGCTAAACTTTGAGTGACAGAAAACCCAGTTCAAATTGTCTTAACAAGAAGGAAGTTATTCCTGAACATGCCCCAGGCATGGTTGGACCAGGTCTCAGACCTCTCATCATCTctttatctcttgtctttcttttctttctattgctTCGTTTTTAGGAATGTTCTCTCCATGTGGTGGTACACGTGTTCACAAATCTATTTATATCCTCCTCTCTCAGCAAATCCACCAATTGCCTTTTCAATAAGACTTAAAAGTCCTGAATCTTATTTTCATTGGCCATCTGAGGATAGTGTACCCATCTGTGATCCTATCAGCTCTGTGAATGGAATGCCGTGATTGGTTATGCCTGGGTCACATGTCCAGTGCTGGAGCCAGAAGGCGTGGTTAGCTAGGATGGCTGGAGTGAGAGTTGGGGAAGGTGTTTTCCCTAAGAGACAGTGGGGTTGGTTCCATGTGAAAAAAGAAGAGTGGAATACGTGGTGAGGTAAAAGCCACAAAAACAAAGACACCTTCACCACAAGATTGCAGTTTCTTTAGAGGCTGGCTAGACATGGCTAGGAGTAGCATTAGCAGCCTTGAATCATTTAGATTTCTTGTGGTTGCAAGTGGCAGAGAATTCACTTAGATTTGGATTAAACAACAAAGAGAATTTATTGGTTTACATAACTGAAAAATCTGGGCTGGCTTCAGTAAGGCTAAGCTACCCAAGGATATGGCTCTTTCAGTGTCTCCAGTGGTGACAGTTTCAGCTCCAGATTCTACACAAAGGCTCCTGGCAACTCTGGGCTCTCTCTCCAGGGTAGCGAATTGCTCATCCTCACCACCCACCAGGTGTGATCTAGGGACAGAGAATCTCTTTTAGTATTTTTCAGGCAAGTCCTGTGATTGTCACCTCTCTCACTGGCCCAAatggaaagagtttgagaaggattagtattcattcttctctaaatgtttggtagaattcaccaatgaagtcatttggtcctggactttttttgttgtggagtttttgattactgattcaagctccttactagtaatcagtctgttcagattttctattactTCATGATTCACCTTTGGTGGGTTTTATGCttaaggaatttatccatttcttctaggttgtccaatttgttggcatatgatTATTCACAGTAGTctgttataatcctttgtatttctgtggtattacttgtaatgtttcctctttcacattttttcttaatttaaaaatttttaatttttattggaatccTCTTTCACGTCgaattttatttgagtcctccctcttttcttcttggtaagtCTAGTTAaaggtttgtctattttgtttatcttttcaaaaaaacagctcttagtttcattgatgttttctattgtcttttttttctattgcctttttagtctctatttcattgaaaatttctgctctgatctttgttatttcccttttcctactaacttgggcttagtttgttctcctttttctggTACCTTGAGTTGTaaagtttggttgtttatttgcgctctttcttttttcttaatgtaggtgttTATCGCTATGAATCATTGGCCTAAATTGAATCATGAACTCATCCCCGACCAATCCATATGGCCTGAGGAATGGGATACATTGATTGGCTTGAGCCAATTATAGTTCATTCCTGAAGCTGGGGCCAAGGTCAATCCCATCTGGACCACCAGTGAGGGTGGAAGAGTTGTGTATTCCCAAGGAATGTCAACATGGGAAAGGGAAGAATTCATGCTGGAGGGGTGACTAGCAAATGTCTATAACAACTCTTTAGAAGTCTGATGTGTTTAAACACTGTCTAGATGTCCATTTCTAAACAGGAAGTATTTATTAAAACTATATCTTGCCTGCGGCTTAGTTGCAGAATATTGCTAACTTACATGGCTAAatgaagaagcatacacatatcaCAGGTCTTCAACCATATCTCCATTTTAAGCCTTTCCAACATGCCTCCTGTTTGCCAAGAGAGGTGGAGGCCATCAGAGCACCCTGTAAACTGCCCTACACAGCCACAGGCAGGCAGTGTCACTCCTCTTGGGTTGTAATAACCTAAAAAACATTGTATTATTATTGAATACATATTTTCATGAAACTTTGTTTAGGGAAACATATGGGGCTTTGAAATGTCAGCACACTGGGAGGAAAGCAGGAAGTGTAAGGAGTTTTGTGCTCCTGTCTCTTTTATTTACAGAGTGGGTTCAAAGTCGTGCAGGGttagcaagaaaaacaaacaaaatgatccATGCCTGCTTTGGATGACATCTGTCCCCTAGGACAGTCACTAGCTTTGGGTTTGGAAAGGTTTTCAGTGGATGGCACAGGCTAGGAATGAGATGTTTTCTTTTCAGCTCCAGAAGGAAGCTTGCATGGGTCCTTTCAGAGCGAGGCTCTTCTGTGATAAATATATGTGCCTCTGCCAGAGAGAGCAGCAAGAAAAGCTCAGCCACTGACAGCTTAAGTTGGGGAAGAAATTCACCCAGGCTAATGTCATTGTAGCTGAGGGACAGCTTTGAAAGTTACATGATTAAAAATGCTCTGCATAGACAGCAGCGGGACTTGGCGTATGATATGACTAACGGATCTGTTTTCCCAGGTGGCAACTGCTGCAGGAAAATCCCCCATCTTGTCTCGCATGAATCAATGGAATTCTGCAAAAGTGTCATAAAATGTCAGTGAAAACATTTCCTTCACTAGGGCCTACGAGATGATGAAGGTCACGAAGGGGAGTGGTATGCCTGACCACCAGAGGTCTACCACACATCAAGAATGGGTACCCAGCTCATTCATGCCGGCAGCCTAGGACAGAGACTCATAGCCCAACCACAGCGAGTCCCACCACAGTTCCGGGCTCCGCACCACACTCATGGAACATCTCTCATTGCCAAGGACCTACATTATCAGGCAGTAAAGGGACACTTCCATTTTCTAATCTCTGACTTCTGCCATGACTATTTTATCCATTGGATTTTCTAGGTCCAAGACCTGGTGCAATGAGATTCCAGGGGCCCATAAACATGGCTGAGTCCCTGAGTA
Coding sequences within it:
- the LOC101275059 gene encoding ras-related protein Rab-5A-like: MANRGATRPNRPNTGNKTCQFKLVLLGESAFVKSSLVLCFVKGHFHEFQESTMGAAFLAQTVCLDDTTVKFEMWDTAGEEQYPSLAPMYYGRAQAAIVVYDDTNEESFVRAKNWVTELQRQASPNIVIALSGNKADLANKTAVNFQEAQSYADDNSLLFLEKSAKTSMTVNEIFMAIAKKLPKNEPQNPGAHSARGRGVDLTEPTQPTRSQCRSN